A single window of Eucalyptus grandis isolate ANBG69807.140 chromosome 1, ASM1654582v1, whole genome shotgun sequence DNA harbors:
- the LOC104444713 gene encoding disease resistance protein RPV1: MKAIEESCIAIIVFSEDYASSRWCLEELAKIIECKEQKNLIVLPVFYKVDPREVREGRKSYQRSLAKHEFKFGKDYEKVKRWKKALSDAGNLSGWHLNDGDESELIQEIVNKISTYLDRPLRVAKHPVGIYSRVVKLKSILKLESNDGVLMVGLWGQGGIGKTCLAKALYNALFRKFEGACFLANVRETSKDSRGLVTLQEIILNDILLPQQRLKVSNVDEGINLIQRRLGRKKVLLILDDVDALCHLDALAGKGEWFGNGSRIIVTTRDKQLLTCHRIDQDHVYKVEALSNSQAHELLSKHAFQTHQIRTDLVDGALKYAKGLPLALEVLGSLLCGTTEDVWESTIKKLSRNPNKAINNVLKVSFDGLDENEKEIFLHIACFFKGWAREHTKKVLDSCDLETIVGFDILIKRSLISIEGGILQMHDLIQAMGMDIVNQECKDDPGRRSKLWLYDDVIDVLSRDMGDCAVKAIVLELPKPTEMCINPDAFTKLRRLRLLILHNVHNSFQGPICLPNELRWFEWPGCAHQIPKFSASPKKLVGLNMSKGNITGVLKQFKDFQNLKYIKFSHCESMVHMPDLSCTPNIEELDFSHCKNLVEAHESIAYLDKLQVLNLGECSELSVFPNVLKIVLPQGEMPQWVLPIEEDSVSVMVSKDLYDKILGLAFCGILGDVIPNTNILVRAHVDGKEQRPISEGFPYPLHSEHIYLCYVKPSNLWGVIDFGQIDGNNVKLSLTKSTESEKLGTPNNMQAIRERFKGGSSR; this comes from the exons ATGAAGGCTATTGAAGAATCATGCATTGCCATCATCGTTTTCTCCGAGGACTATGCTTCCTCAAGGTGGTGCTTGGAAGAGTTGGCGAAGATTATAGAGTGCAAGGAGCAAAAGAACCTCATTGTTCTACCGGTGTTTTATAAAGTGGACCCAAGAGAAGTGAGAGAGGGCAGAAAGAGTTATCAGAGATCTCTGGCTAAGCACGAGTTTAAGTTCGGGAAGGATTatgagaaagtgaagagatggaagaaagcTCTTTCCGATGCTGGGAATTTGTCCGGGTGGCACTTGAATGATGG GGACGAGTCAGAGCTTATACAAGAAATTGTGAACAAGATCTCCACTTACCTAGACCGTCCTTTACGTGTTGCTAAGCATCCGGTTGGCATATATTCCCGAGTTGTTAAGTTGAAATCGATATTAAAACTTGAGTCTAATGATGGTGTTCTCATGGTGGGATTATGGGGACAAGGAGGTATAGGGAAGACATGTTTAGCAAAAGCTCTTTACAATGCTCTGTTCAGAAAATTTGAGGGTGCATGTTTTCTAGCAAATGTTAGAGAAACTTCAAAAGATAGCAGGGGTTTGGTTACTTTGCAAGAAATAATACTAAATGATATATTATTACCGCAACAAAGATTAAAGGTGTCCAATGTGGATGAAGGTATTAATCTAATACAACGTAGACTTGGTCGCAAAAAAGTTCTCCTcatccttgatgatgtggatgccTTGTGCCATTTGGATGCTTTAGCAGGAAAAGGCGAGTGGTTTGGTAATGGAAGTAGGATCATCGTTACTACAAGAGATAAACAATTGCTAACTTGTCACCGGATAGATCAAGATCATGTATATAAAGTTGAAGCACTAAGTAACAGTCAAGCTCATGAGCTGCTTAGTAAGCATGCTTTTCAAACACACCAAATCAGAACAGATCTAGTGGATGGTGCTCTGAAATATGCTAAAGGccttcctttagcacttgaAGTGCTGGGTTCCTTATTATGTGGTACAACAGAAGATGTATGGGAAAGTACAATAAAGAAACTTTCTAGGAATCCTAACAAAGCCATTAATAATGTGCTCAAAGTGAGTTTTGATGGATTagatgaaaatgagaaagagatCTTTCTCCACATTGCATGCTTCTTTAAGGGGTGGGCAAGAGAGCATACAAAGAAAGTTCTTGACAGTTGCGATCTTGAGACAATTGTGGGATTTGATATTCTCATTAAGAGGTCCTTGATAAGCATTGAGGGTGGCATCCtacaaatgcatgacttgattcagGCAATGGGTATGGATATTGTGAACCAAGAATGTAAAGATGATCCTGGAAGACGTAGCAAACTATGGTTGTATGATGATGTCATTGATGTTCTGTCACGTGACATG GGAGATTGTGCTGTAAAAGCCATAGTGTTGGAACTACCTAAGCCAACAGAGATGTGTATCAATCCTGATGCTTTTACAAAATTGAGAAGGCTTAGATTGCTCATCTTGCACAATGTGCATAATTCTTTTCAAGGTCCTATATGTCTTCCTAATGAGCTTAGATGGTTTGAATGGCCTGGATGTGCTCACCagattccaaaattttcagcTAGTCCAAAGAAATTAGTGGGACTTAATATGAGTAAAGGCAATATCACAGGAGTTCTTAAACAATTTAAG GacttccaaaatttgaagtacATCAAATTCAGTCATTGCGAGTCGATGGTTCACATGCCTGACCTCTCGTGTACTCCAAATATTGAGGAATTGGATTTCAGTCATTGCAAAAACTTGGTAGAAGCCCATGAGTCCATCGCATATCTTGACAAGTTGCAGGTGTTGAATTTAGGGGAGTGCTCTGAACTTAGTGTTTTTCCCAATGTGCTCAA AATAGTTCTCCCTCAAGGAGAGATGCCACAATGGGTCCTTCCTATTGAAGAGGATTCCGTGTCTGTCATGGTTTCAAAGGACTTGTATGACAAGATTCTTGGATTGGCATTCTGTGGCATTCTTGGCGATGTTATACCCAACACTAACATTTTAGTGCGCGCACATGTTGATGGTAAAGAGCAGCGTCCAATATCCGAAGGGTTCCCCTATCCATTGCATTCGGAACATATCTACCTTTGCTATGTCAAACCATCTAACTTGTGGGGAGTAATtgattttggtcaaattgatgGGAATAATGTAAAGTTGAGCCTTACAAAATCGACAGAAAGTGAAAAATTGGGGACTCCGAATAATATGCAAGCAATTAGGGAACGATTTAAAGGTGGATCTTCGAGATAA